One Coffea arabica cultivar ET-39 chromosome 5e, Coffea Arabica ET-39 HiFi, whole genome shotgun sequence DNA segment encodes these proteins:
- the LOC113687660 gene encoding probable serine/threonine-protein kinase PBL23: MNCFSCCLSEEKNHKRSLRKSIEEFKKSIQEHQETRTIASFANISFKSDSSKRRYICEEIEKIGKQNISAQIFTFRELSLATDNFNAERLIGEGGFGRVYKGQIQGKDTVTKEVAVKQLDRNGFQGNREFLVEVLILSLLHHPNLVNLVGYCCDGDQRVLVYEYMANGSLEDHLLDIGPERKPLDWNTRMKIAEGAARGLEYLHETANPPVIYRDFKASNILLDEDFNPKLSDFGLAKLGPTGDKTHVSTRVMGTYGYCAPEYALTGQLTAKSDVYSFGVVFLEMITGRRVIDNSRPSEEQNLIQWAQPLFKDKKKFHLMADPLLEGNYPVKALYQALAVAAMCLQEEATTRPLISDVVTALAYLSTGDEDAEGNAEDTKKSTNEGANDVHNLQHSPSKTQQGETI, encoded by the exons ATGAACTGTTTCTCGTGTTGTTTGTCAGaagaaaaaaatcacaaaaggtCTCTGAGAAAAAGCATTGAGGAATTCAAAAAGAGCATCCAGGAGCACCAAGAAACAAGGACTATAGCCTCATTCGCTAACATTTCCTTTAAATCTG ATAGCAGCAAACGGAGGTATATAtgtgaagaaattgaaaaaatcgGAAAACAGAATATTTCAGCTCAGATTTTCACATTCCGAGAATTATCCCTTGCTACTGATAACTTCAATGCTGAGCGTTTGATTGGTGAAGGAGGTTTCGGTAGAGTGTACAAAGGGCAAATTCAAGGCAAAGATACA GTTACTAAGGAGGTTGCTGTCAAGCAATTAGACAGGAATGGATTCCAAGGAAACAGGGAATTTCTTGTGGAGGTCCTGATTTTGAGTCTTCTTCATCATCCTAACCTTGTCAATTTGGTAGGATACTGTTGTGATGGTGATCAGAGGGTGTTAGTTTACGAATACATGGCCAATGGCTCACTTGAAGATCACCTTCTCG ACATAGGTCCAGAAAGAAAGCCTCTTGATTGGAACACTAGGATGAAAATAGCTGAAGGCGCAGCAAGAGGGCTAGAATACTTGCATGAAACGGCAAACCCTCCAGTGATTTACCGTGATTTTAAAGCATCTAACATACTTTTAGACGAAGACTTCAATCCGAAGCTTTCTGACTTCGGACTTGCCAAGTTAGGTCCAACAGGTGATAAGACCCATGTATCTACCAGAGTAATGGGAACATATGGCTACTGCGCGCCTGAGTATGCTTTAACAGGCCAATTGACAGCTAAGTCTGATGTATACAGCTTTGGCGTAGTGTTCTTGGAGATGATCACAGGAAGGAGAGTCATTGACAATTCAAGACCAAGTGAAGAACAGAACCTGATTCAGTGG GCTCAACCGTTGTTCAAAGACAAGAAGAAGTTTCATTTAATGGCAGATCCTTTGCTTGAAGGAAACTACCCTGTTAAGGCACTATACCAAGCTCTTGCAGTTGCAGCAATGTGCCTCCAGGAAGAAGCTACAACTCGACCTTTGATTAGTGATGTAGTGACTGCTTTGGCATACCTATCTACAGGCGATGAAGATGCCGAGGGTAATGCAGAAGACACCAAAAAATCCACCAATGAAGGGGCAAATGATGTACATAACCTTCAGCACAGTCCATCAAAGACGCAGCAAGGGGAAACCATATGA